One window from the genome of Hippopotamus amphibius kiboko isolate mHipAmp2 chromosome 13, mHipAmp2.hap2, whole genome shotgun sequence encodes:
- the CCR9 gene encoding C-C chemokine receptor type 9, which translates to MVLTDVTSVIPDMSDDYGYDTMFPMEDYGNFNFTDHFCMKTHVRQFASHFLPPLYWLVFIVGTLGNSLVILVYWHCTRVKTMTDMFLLNLAIADLLFLVTLPFWAIAAADQWKFRTFMCKVVNSMYKMNFYSCVLLIMCISVDRYIAIAQAMRAQMWRQKRLLYSKMVCFTIWVMAAALCIPELLYSQVKKENGIAICTMIYPSDKSTKLKSAVLTLKVILGFFLPFVVMACCYTIIIHTLIQAKKSSKHKALKVTVTVLTVFVLSQFPYNCVLLVQTIDAYAMFISSCAVSTNVDISFQVTQTIAFLHSCLNPVLYVFVGERFRRDLVKTLKNLGCISQAQWIVFTRREGSLRLSSLLLETTSGALSL; encoded by the coding sequence AGCGTGATCCCTGATATGTCAGATGACTATGGCTACGACACCATGTTTCCCATGGAAGATTACGGGAACTTCAACTTCACTGACCACTTCTGTATGAAAACCCATGTCAGGCAGTTCGCGAgccacttcctcccacccttgTACTGGCTCGTGTTCATCGTGGGTACCTTGGGCAACAGTCTGGTCATCCTTGTCTACTGGCACTGCACACGAGTGAAGACCATGACCGACATGTTCCTGTTGAATTTGGCCATCGCCGACCTTCTCTTTCTCGTCACCCTTCCCTTCTGGGCCATTGCTGCCGCTGACCAGTGGAAATTCCGGACCTTCATGTGCAAAGTGGTCAACAGCATGTACAAGATGAACTTCTACAGCTGCGTGCTGCTCATCATGTGCATCAGCGTCGACAGGTACATCGCCATCGCTCAGGCCATGAGAGCGCAGATGTGGAGGCAGAAAaggcttctgtacagcaaaatggtCTGCTTTACTATCTGGGTGATGGCGGCTGCACTCTGCATCCCGGAACTCCTGTACAGCCAAGTCAAGAAGGAAAATGGAATTGCTATCTGCACCATGATTTACCCTAGTGACAAGAGTACCAAATTGAAGTCAGCTGTCTTGACCCTGAAGGTCATCTTGGGGTTCTTCCTCCCCTTTGTGGTCATGGCTTGCTGCTACACCATCATCATTCACACCCTGATACAAGCCAAGAAGTCATCTAAGCACAAGGCCCTGAAGGTGACCGTCACTGTGCTTACTGTCTTCGTCCTATCTCAGTTCCCCTACAACTGCGTTCTGCTGGTGCAGACCATCGATGCCTATGCCATGTTCATCTCCAGCTGTGCTGTCTCCACCAACGTTGACATCAGCTTCCAGGTTACTCAAACCATTGCCTTTCTCCACAGTTGCCTGAACCCTGTTCTCTACGTTTTTGTGGGTGAGAGGTTCCGCCGGGACCTTGTGAAGACCCTGAAGAACTTGGGTTGCATCAGCCAGGCTCAGTGGATTGTATTCACCAGGAGAGAGGGAAGCCTGAGGCTGTCATCTCTGCTGCTAGAGACAACCTCAGGAGCTCTTTCCCTCTGA